In Bombus huntii isolate Logan2020A chromosome 3, iyBomHunt1.1, whole genome shotgun sequence, a single genomic region encodes these proteins:
- the LOC126863402 gene encoding TBC1 domain family member 13 has product MSILRKRLYEFDDALNAEEIDLINLKRLCFHGIPDEGGLRPLCWKLLLNYLPSTRASWSETLIRKRTLYKTFIEDLIVTPGEANSDGERVDVTLHDHPLNLNPDSKWQTYFKDNEVLLQIDKDVRRLCPDISFFQQGTDYPRKEIVNANGQRRLHHRVQHTVLRSANVERKGLGITKIAVSIRKATEDYAPLAEGGEAHWEVLERILFLYAKLNPGQGYVQGMNEIVGPIYHAFACDPDQNWREHAEADTFFCFTNLMSEIRDFFIKSLDEAEFGINSMMGKLTTQVKVNDPEVWMRLHQQELCPQYYSFRWLTLLLSQEFPLPDVMRIWDSLFADENRFSFLIHICCAMILLLRDQLLAGDFATNVKLLQNFPSVDIQIVLSKAAALAGKSLNSS; this is encoded by the exons ATGAGTATTTTAAGAAAAAG ATTATATGAATTCGATGATGCACTAAACGCTGAAGAAATAGATCTCATTAATCTCAAACGATTATGCTTCCATG GAATACCGGATGAAGGAGGTTTGAGACCTCTATGCTGGaaacttttattaaattatctaCCTTCAACAAGAGCCAGTTGGTCAGAAACGCTTATTCGTAAAAGAACGCTTTATAAAACGTTTATTG AGGATCTCATTGTCACGCCAGGTGAAGCAAATAGTGATGGAGAAAGAGTAGATGTTACACTTCACGATCATCCGTTAAATTTAAATCCTGATAGTAAGTGGCAAACCTACTTTAAGGATAATGAAGTTCTTCTACAAATAGACAAAGATGTTAG GAGATTATGTCCAGATATATCGTTCTTCCAACAAGGCACCGATTATCCACGTAAAGAGATTGTAAATGCTAATGGACAGAGACGTTTACATCATAGAGTGCAACATACAGTTTTAAGAAGTGCAAATGTAGAGAGAAAGGGACTGGGTATCACTAAg ATAGCAGTATCTATTAGAAAAGCTACAGAAGATTATGCACCACTAGCGGAAGGTGGTGAAGCTCATTGGGAAGTTTTAGAAAGGATACTCTTTCTGTATGCCAAATTAAATCCAGGACAAGGATATGTACAGGGTATGAATGAAATTGTTGGACCTATATATCACGCATTTGCTTGTGACCCTGACCAAAACTGGAGAG AACATGCAGAAGCAGATACATTTTTTTGCTTCACCAATCTGATGAGTGAGATCCGTgacttttttataaaatcactGGATGAAGCTGAGTTTGGAATAAATTCGATGATGGGTAAGCTCACAACTCAAGTCAAAGTTAATGATCCTGAAGTTTGGATGCGTTTGCATCAACAAGAATTATGTCCACAATACTATAGCTTCAG ATGGCTAACGCTTCTTCTCTCACAAGAATTTCCATTACCCGATGTCATGAGAATTTGGGATTCTCTTTTTGCTGACGAGAATAGATTCAGTTTTTTGATACATATTTGCTGTGCCATGATTTT ACTCTTGAGGGACCAATTACTTGCTGGAGACTTTGCTACAAATGTTAAACTTTTAcaa AATTTTCCTTCGGTTGACATCCAAATAGTACTTTCTAAGGCAGCTGCATTGGCAGGCAAAAGTCTGAACTCATCGTAA